From the genome of Chlorocebus sabaeus isolate Y175 chromosome 2, mChlSab1.0.hap1, whole genome shotgun sequence, one region includes:
- the FOXS1 gene encoding forkhead box protein S1, producing MQQQPLPGPRAPAAEPTKPPYSYIALIAMAIQSSPGQRATLSGIYRYIMGRFAFYRHNRPGWQNSIRHNLSLNECFVKVPRDDRKPGKGSYWTLDPDCHDMFEHGSFLRRRRRFTRRTGAEGTRGPAKARRGPLRATSQDPGILDTTTGRQYSFPPELPDPKGLSFGGLVGAMPASMCPATTDGRPRPHTEPKEISTTKPAPACPGELPVATSSSSCPAFGFPAGFSEAGGFNKAPTPVSSPEASIGSSYQCRLQALNFCMGADPGLEHLLASAAPSPAPPTPPTSLRAPLPLPADHKEPWVAGGFPVQGGSSYPLGLTPCLYRTPGMFFFE from the coding sequence ATGCAGCAGCAGCCTCTGCCCGGGCCCAGGGCCCCTGCAGCTGAGCCAACCAAGCCTCCCTACAGCTACATCGCCCTTATTGCCATGGCCATCCAGAGCTCGCCGGGGCAGCGGGCCACGCTCAGTGGCATCTACCGCTACATCATGGGCCGCTTCGCCTTCTACCGCCACAACCGGCCCGGCTGGCAGAACAGCATCCGCCACAACCTGTCACTCAACGAGTGCTTTGTCAAGGTGCCCCGCGATGACCGCAAGCCAGGCAAGGGCAGCTACTGGACGCTGGACCCTGACTGCCACGACATGTTTGAGCACGGCAGCTTTCtacgccgccgccgccgcttcaCCCGGCGGACAGGTGCTGAGGGCACCAGGGGCCCAGCCAAGGCACGCCGTGGACCCCTCAGGGCGACCAGCCAGGACCCAGGAATCCTCGACACCACGACCGGCAGGCAGTACTCATTCCCACCAGAGCTGCCAGACCCCAAGGGCCTAAGCTTTGGGGGTCTGGTGGGGGCCATGCCAGCCAGTATGTGCCCAGCAACCACTGATGGCAGGCCTCGGCCACACACGGAGCCCAAAGAGATTTCCACGACCAAGCCTGCACCTGCATGCCCGGGGGAGCTCCCCGTGGCCACCTCATCTTCCTCATGCCCAGCGTTTGGCTTTCCTGCCGGCTTCTCGGAGGCTGGGGGTTTTAATAAGGCCCCTACACCCGTCTCGTCCCCAGAAGCAAGCATCGGGAGCAGCTACCAGTGTCGGCTGCAGGCACTGAATTTTTGCATGGGGGCTGACCCAGGCCTTGAGCACCTCTTGGCCTCAGCAGCCCCCTCCCCTGCACCACCCACCCCTCCAACCTCACTCCGGGCCCCACTGCCCCTGCCAGCTGACCACAAGGAACCCTGGGTTGCAGGTGGCTTCCCTGTCCAGGGAGGCTCCAGCTACCCGTTGGGGCTGACCCCCTGCCTATACCGGACGCCAGGAATGTTCTTCTTTGAGTAA